In the Natronolimnobius baerhuensis genome, one interval contains:
- a CDS encoding TetR/AcrR family transcriptional regulator, with amino-acid sequence MKGFSDEERERIRADLIESGRALFIQFGLERTRIKDITDEVDIGTSTFYRFFDSKEHLYTEVLYTEVERFTVDLEEKIETEPEPREQVRVALEQTFEAVESNPIVKNLIIEDEVRTLQTQLSDTKRAELSNQLDDVFVATDEWTDLETFKYDDPAVVNEFFRTLVFSTRYKDLHSRDAVPGYSEIRDELIDTIVDGLFED; translated from the coding sequence ATGAAGGGATTCAGCGACGAGGAACGGGAACGAATTAGAGCCGACCTGATCGAGTCAGGGCGAGCGTTATTCATTCAGTTCGGCTTAGAGCGAACGCGCATCAAGGATATTACCGACGAGGTCGATATCGGAACGAGTACCTTCTATCGATTTTTCGACTCGAAGGAACACCTCTATACGGAAGTGCTGTACACGGAAGTCGAACGGTTCACGGTCGATCTCGAGGAGAAAATCGAGACCGAACCCGAGCCACGCGAGCAGGTGCGAGTTGCGCTCGAGCAAACGTTCGAGGCAGTCGAATCGAACCCAATCGTCAAGAACCTCATTATCGAGGACGAGGTTCGAACGCTACAAACACAGCTGTCGGACACGAAGCGAGCAGAACTGTCGAACCAACTCGACGATGTCTTCGTGGCGACAGACGAGTGGACCGATCTCGAGACGTTCAAATACGACGACCCAGCAGTCGTCAACGAGTTCTTTCGAACCCTCGTTTTTAGCACGCGATACAAAGACCTTCATTCTCGAGACGCGGTACCTGGATACTCCGAGATTAGAGACGAGTTGATCGACACGATTGTCGATGGCCTGTTCGAGGACTGA
- the twy1 gene encoding 4-demethylwyosine synthase TYW1: MSDSEAGPNQVDSPDYHSENHTAAQTCGWTANALRGEGRCYKNIWYGIESHRCIQMTPVVKCNERCVFCWRDHRGHAYELDDVEWDDPDAVADASLELQKKLLSGFGGNDEVPRERFEEAMEPRHVAISLDGEPTLYPYLPELLEAFHERDITTFLVSNGTNPDVLRECDPTQLYVSVDAPERHTFDQVVKAVDDDAWDRLLETMAVLRAKDETRTVLRTTLVDGENMHHPDWYAGFYDLADPDFIELKAYMHVGHSRGRLDRSSMPDHEEVMAFAEAVGEYMPEFSEVKGVPPSRVALLSKTEDTWVPKLKKDSEFWERDPVTGD; encoded by the coding sequence ATGAGCGATTCCGAGGCAGGGCCGAATCAGGTCGATTCGCCCGACTACCACAGCGAGAACCACACGGCCGCCCAGACCTGCGGCTGGACGGCCAACGCCCTCCGCGGTGAGGGTCGCTGTTACAAAAACATCTGGTACGGCATCGAATCCCACCGCTGCATCCAGATGACGCCGGTCGTCAAGTGCAACGAACGCTGCGTCTTCTGCTGGCGCGACCACCGCGGCCACGCCTACGAACTGGACGACGTCGAGTGGGACGACCCCGACGCCGTCGCCGACGCCTCCCTCGAGTTACAGAAGAAACTCCTCTCGGGCTTCGGCGGCAACGACGAGGTCCCACGCGAGCGCTTCGAGGAAGCCATGGAACCGCGCCACGTCGCGATCTCACTCGACGGCGAACCCACGCTCTACCCCTATCTCCCCGAACTGCTCGAGGCCTTCCACGAGCGCGATATCACGACCTTCCTCGTCTCGAACGGCACGAATCCCGACGTGCTCCGAGAGTGTGACCCGACGCAACTCTACGTCAGCGTCGACGCCCCCGAACGCCACACGTTCGATCAGGTCGTCAAAGCCGTCGACGACGACGCCTGGGACCGCCTCCTCGAGACGATGGCCGTCCTACGAGCAAAAGACGAGACCCGAACCGTCCTGCGGACGACGCTCGTCGACGGCGAGAACATGCACCATCCCGACTGGTACGCCGGATTCTACGACCTGGCCGATCCCGATTTCATCGAACTCAAAGCGTACATGCACGTCGGCCACTCCCGCGGTCGGCTGGACCGCTCGTCGATGCCCGACCACGAAGAGGTCATGGCGTTTGCGGAGGCGGTCGGGGAGTACATGCCCGAGTTCAGCGAAGTAAAGGGTGTGCCACCGTCTCGAGTCGCTCTCCTGTCGAAGACTGAGGATACGTGGGTACCAAAGTTAAAGAAAGACAGCGAGTTCTGGGAACGCGATCCAGTGACGGGTGACTGA